A genomic segment from Glycine soja cultivar W05 chromosome 20, ASM419377v2, whole genome shotgun sequence encodes:
- the LOC114401354 gene encoding putative vesicle-associated membrane protein 726: MGQQSLIYSFVARGTMVLAEYSEFSGNFNTIASQCLQKLPSSNNRFTYNCDGHTFNYLVENGFTYCVVAIESAGRQLPIAFLERVKDEFSKKYGGGKAATASANSLNREFGPKLKQQMQYCVDHPEEINKLAKVKAQVSEVKGVMMENIEKVLDRGEKIEMLVDKTDNLRSQAQDFRTQGTKVKRKMWVQNMKMKLIVFGIAVALILIMFMSICRGFSCLH, encoded by the exons ATGGGGCAACAATCTTTGATTTATAGCTTTGTGGCTCGTGGGACCATGGTTCTTGCTGAGTACAGTGAGTTTTCTGGAAACTTCAACaccattgcctctcaatgcctcCAAAAGCTTCCTTCTTCCAACAACAGATTCACCTACAACTGTGATGGCCACACTTTCAATTATCTCGTTGAAAATGGATTCA CCTACTGTGTGGTCGCTATTGAATCTGCTGGTAGACAACTTCCCATTGCTTTTCTAGAGCGTGTCAAGGATGAATTTAGCAAAAAATATGGTGGAGGCAAAGCTGCAACTGCTTCAGCAAACAGCCTAAACAGAGAATTTGG CCCAAAATTGAAGCAGCAAATGCAATATTGTGTTGATCATCCTGAAGAGATCAACAAGCTTGCCAAAGTGAAGGCTCAAGTTTCTGAAGTCAAGGGCGTTATGATGGAAAACATTGAAAAG GTTCTTGATCGTGGAGAAAAGATTGAGATGCTTGTGGATAAGACTGACAACCTTCGCTCACAg GCACAAGACTTTAGAACACAGGGCACAAAGGTGAAAAGGAAGATGTGGGTTCAAAATATGAAGATGAAATTGATTGTTTTTGGTATCGCCGTAGCATTAATTTTGATCATGTTTATGTCTATATGTCGTGGCTTCAGCTGCTtacattag